One Atribacterota bacterium genomic window, CTTTTCCCAATAAATTCTTCTCCAATAATAAAAGCCTGTGCAATACCCTCAGGCTTTGGCTGACCCTGATAGGAGATATTTAACCCAATTTCTTCACCATTGCCAAACAAATCCTCAAAGTTAGGCAAACTCCGGGGAGTAGAGATGATTAATATGTCTCTAATACCAGCCAGCATCATGGTTGATAATGGATAATAAATCATCGGCTTATCATATACAGGTATAAGCTGTTTGCTTATTGCTTTAGTAGAAGGGTTGAGACGGCTGCCGGAACCACCTGCCAAAATAATACCTTTCATTTTTAGACTCCTTTTATTTCAATTTATTTACTGACTATTTCTTTAATCATTCCAACAATTATATCAACTGTATCTGTGGATAAATCTGTATATAATGGAAGGCATAATATTCTGTCTGAAACTGAATGAGCAATATTCAACTTGTTTTTATTTACTTTGTAGTTATTTTTGCTGTCCAAAAAATAATCAAAATCAGCTGTAAGTGGGTAGAAATACTTTCTTGTCTTGATATTATGCTTATTAAGCAACTCTGAATATATCTTGTTTCTTATTTGATTATTTTCAAAACATACAGGCATATAGATGTAATTATATCTGGAAGCAATAATTTTCTGGAAACTTATACCGGGAATATCTGCTAACTTCTCTTGATAATGTTCATAAATTTGTTGCCTTTTTAATATTCTCTCATCAATATTCTCTAAATTACACAATCCCATGGCTGCCTGAAATTCATTCATTTTAGCATTTACACCAGGGAGCACTACTTTTTCTTCAGAAACTATTCCAAAATTTCTTATTAATTTTAGTTTTTCTGCTAATTCATCATCTTCTGTTATAGCAGCACCTCCTTCAATGGAATGATACAATTTTGTGGCATGGAAACTCATTGTTGATATATCACCATAATTCAAAACAGACTGTCCATTATATTGGACACCGAAACAATGAGCGGCATCATAAATCAGCTTCAAATTATATTCAGAAGCAATATTCTGCAATTCTTCAACATAGCAAGGATTACCATAGACATGAACTGCCAGAATTGCCGAAGTCTTGTCTGTAATAGACCTTTCTATATCTCCGGGTTTCAGGTTAAATGTTTCCGAATCAATGTCCACAAACACCGGACTGCAATTCTCCCACAATATCACATTAGTGGTAGCAGAAAAAGTAAAAGGCGTTGTTATTACCTCCCCTTTAATATCTAAAGCCTTCAAGGCAAGCTGCATAGCTATCGTACCATTAGACAATAAAATAAGATTTTTAACCTCTAAATAATCACTTAATTTTTTTTCTAATAACTGAACAAACTCTCCATCATTCGTTAGCCATCTGGTTTCCCATATTTTTTCTAAATATTGTGTGAATTTTTCCAAAGGCGGAAGGTCTGACCTGGTAACATTAATCATTGCACTATTACCTCCATATTTATCAGGAATTTTTTCTTTTTTTCTTTTTCTATATTCGTTATCTAAAATAATATCCATTTTCACACTCCTTTCTGAGTATGTTCTAAATAATGCTTACCTACAACCTCATTAATAAAGCCTATTCTGACCCCAGCCTCTTTCATTCTCCTCCATAAATTCCAATCACCAGGTTCGCTGAAATGCCATGCATTAATGTCAATTTCAAAAAATTTCAATTTGGCGTTATACAATGCTGAAATTCTACTGATATTCCCACATTGAAAGGGATATGAGCCAATCTTGTACCACTTACCGGGTTCTATCTCCATTTCAACTATTCCATATACCATCTCATAATCATTTTCCAGGGCATATTGCAGCAAGGCCTGCAGATGATTTTCAGTAAATTCATCATCATCATCAAGAGGAGCTATCCATTCTCCCAAACATAATTCAACACCTTTGTTTGAGGGAACTGATCCAGCAACCATCCATCTGTCATTAGGATTTAAAGGATAATTACCTCTTTGTTCCAAATTAAGAAACCTGATTCTTTTATCATCAATATTTGCTATCAACTCTCCGGTATTATCAGCACAATGGTCACCAACTACTATTATTTCGAAATTCTGATAAGTTTGTTTTAAGACAGATGGTATAGTTCTCTCTGTTAAAAGCTTCCCTCTATTATAGGTAGGGATTACTACTGAGATAAGTGGACTATTATTTATGGAAGAACAATCGGCTTTATCCCTGGCTTCCTGTAAAAGTAAACTGTTTCTTCTTCGTTCCATCCAGTTTCTGAGATAACAATTATATTTAAGTCTTCTACCGATCAGACGGCTTCTTGAATATAAATAATTTGTAACAGAATGTAAATGCATTATTAATCACCTTTCGCTTTATTTCAACATATTGCTGAATAAATCAATGTCCCTTTTTAAGGAAGTCTTTAAAGCGCATAATGCGCCAAAGTAAACTATAATTGACAGACCAGATAGTAAATAGATATTTATATTGATAAAAAATATAATAAATAGTCCCATAACTATGCTGGCTACCATCGGCTTGGAGATATATTTTGGTAGAGAAACTTTGTAAATATTTTTTGATAAAAAAGAAAAAAATAATACAAATACAATCAGACATGTAAATATTGTAGCTACAGATGCACCAATATAGCTGAATTTAGGTATAAGCAGAAAATTTATTGTTATATTTAGAATCATACCAAGAAAATTAATCTTTAAAACCAACACCTGTTGATCCATTGAGGCAAGAATTGTACCAAAAATGTAAGTCAGAAATATTATTGGAATAGTCCAAATAATAATCTGCAAGACAATAACGGAATTCAGGAATTCACTTTTATAAATAAATAAAATGATTTTTGGTGCCAGGATAGTTGTGGCAACAGCAATAGGCAATCCAATTATTATTAGATATTTAAATGACTGTTTATACATTAGTCTTAATGAATCCTGTGATGATATGTAAGCATTAGACAAGACAGGATATAAAGCACCGGCGATAGTTGCAGGGATAAAGAATAAAACCTCTATCAATCTGTAAGCAGCACTATACCAACCAACAACAATATCCCCCTTTAGCTTGGAAAGCATAACAATATCAATTTTGAAAGCAATAATATCTACAACAGCGGAAAGGAAAAATGGTAATGCATATTTAATGGTAGGCTTCCAAAAATCCCAATCAATCTCTAATTTTGATAAACCAAAATGATAGAGATAGACTAACCCATTATATGCTAATATTATTACACTAACTATAAAATAGACAAATGCAAAGCTGATTACATTTAATTCTTTGCTTATTGCCCACAGGGCACCAGAAAGAATTAAAAAACTGGTTAGAACCTGTCCTATTGACTGATATTCCATTTTTTCATAAGCCTGGAAAAAGGCATAAAACATATTTGTAAAAGAAGTAATAATAACATATAAAGCAAAAAGGTAAACTACTTTATTCGTTTCTTGAGAATAACCAAAGATATTAATTGTGATTACAACCAATACAAATGTGAAAGCTGAAAGAATTATTTTCATCACACTAATATTTCCAAGATATTTGCCAGTCAAAGATTTACTCCGGGCTATTTCCCGTACCGTCAGGGAGTTGAGACCTAAATCAACCAGGACTCCAAAAATACTGGTAAAAGCCAATGCAAAAGAGAACACACCAAAACCTTCTGCACCTAAGTATCTGGCTATATATATAATGTAAAAAAAGGCTAATATTTTACTGACTATATTGGATAGTAATAAAAACAATGAATTTTTTAAAATCCTCTGAACTGTATTCATATTTTCTTATATTTCCTGCATTTTAATTTTTATTTTTTCTGCCAATTTTTTTAAAATAGTTATTTTTAAAATTATAGAATTATTCTCTTTATTCATAAAATTTCACTTTATAAATTTGCTCACCTCATCTGCTAAAAACTCCATTTCCTCAATCCCATATCTTTGGTCACAGGGAAGGGGAAGTATATTAGCAGCATATTCATTCTCAATACTATTTACAGGGTTATCTTTTATGACATCCGGCCAGAGTGTTGGAATATATAGCTTTTTTTGGGCAAGTATTTTTCTGACCTCAACTCCATTTTTTATATAATAAGGATAAGCAAAAGGACCTTTCGGAGTAATAAGTTTGATTTTATTTGTCTTCTCTAATCGGCTGGATAGATAGCTATAATTTTCATCCCTGGTTTTACATACTTTTTCATAATCAATAGCTCCCATAATATTATGGGTAAGCTTAGACATATATTTTAAAGGCTCATGATCAAAAAGAAGCATATGCTTCTGAAAGATTGAATAATAGTTAGAGGCATTATCTTCAAAACGACCTAAAACATGAGTCATACGGTCTTTCGATATATCTACTTCTATTTCTTCTGTCAGTGTTGCATCTGTTGCCAGGTAACCACCATCAGGGACTCCAAAATATTTTTCGCAGGCATAAAAAGTATCAATTCCTTTTAATGGTCTTTGAAAGAATGATTGCACATTATCCAGAATTACTCTATCCAACTTGCTTTTTAAGAATAGAATCTTTTCATCAGTAAGCTGCCCAAAATAGTTGACAACACAAAGATACTCATTTTTCTCTAATTTTTTGTCAAATACAGGCATAAAATCAGGTTCTATATGGTAAAGTTCAAAATTATAATCATAATTAGAACACATCTCCCTTACAACATTAACTAAATAATATGGTAGATATATCTTCTTAATATTTTTTGCTTTCAGAAGATATAAAAGTGAATATCTGGCATTATTAAGTGGTATTAAACCCTTATAATATTCATTACTTACAAGCTGCTCCAAACCAAAGTAGCCTCCAATTTCTTTCATCCCTTTTCCTCCTTTTATTCATTCCTGAAATATCTTTACTAAAATATACTTTATTATCCTAATCAGGCTGTATATTTACTTACCTCACTTACCATAAATTTCATTTCATCTATCCCATACCTCTGGTCACAGGGAAGAGGCAATATATTGGCAACATAGTCATGTTCAACACTGTCTTGTGGTGTTTCATCCAGAGCATTTGGCCAAAGAATCGGTATATATATCTTCTTTTTTGCCAGTTTCTTTCTTACTTCAATACCATTTTTAATATAAAATGGGTAGGCAAAAGGACCTTCCGGAGTTACAAGTGAAAGCCTATTCAGTTTCCCAAGCTTACTTGCCAGATAAACATAATTTTCATTTCTGATACGAGCAGCATTATCATAATCAATCGCTCCTAAAATATTATGTGAAAGTTTCGACATATATTTTAACGGTTCATCATCAAATAATAGCTTGTGTTCCTGGTAATTCTGAAAATAGTCAGATGCTTCCCCTTCAAAACGGCCCAGGATATGAGTCATACGATTTTTAGAAATATCTACTTCTATTTCTTCATTTAATTTTGCAACTGTAGACAGATAAGCCCCTTCAGGTACCCCAAAGAACTTACGGCAGGAGTATATTGTATCTACACCATTTAAAGGTCTTTGAAAAAACGATTGTGCATTATCCAGCACTAACCTTTCAAACCTGTCTCTTAACAGCAGAATTTTTTCATCTGTAATCTGTCCAAAATAATTAACAATAAAAATATATTCATCTTTAGCTAAATTTTTATCGAATATGGGCAAAAAATCCTCTCCTATGCAATAATACTCAATTTCGTAACTATACTTTAAGCACATGTCCCTAACAACATTACAAAGATAAGTAGGCAAATATATCTTCTTGATATTTTTAGCTTTCAGTATATATAAAAGCGAATATCTGGCAGCATTCAGCGGGATTAAATTCTTATAATATTCATTACTTACAAGTTGCTCCAAACCAAAGTAGCCCCCAATTTCTTTCATCCCTTTTCCTCCTTTTATAATAAGACAAAGTCGTCAATCATCTTTTGTATATCATCAATGCGATTAAACATCATGATATCTATAATGGATAGTCTTTCTATGAACTCCTCTCTTCTTTGAGAATACTTTTGAATATTCATTTTTAAAAATTTAAAATCAATTCCCTCTTTCCCATATTTTGTCCTGTCATAGAATTCTAATCCTCCTTCTGGATTCCAGTATTCATTAGCATTTTCTATCACCTTGCAAATATTCAGCGCCCATTCGTCCGGTGCTTTAACATCATCAATGGATAAATTCATCTTAGAAAATATTTTTATATCAAATTTTATCCCGATATAATTGCAAATAGTTTCTAAGATATGTTTATTTAATTTGACAATACTTTCTGTTTCTAAATTCAATGCGGCACTTAATACTTCTATTGTTTCTTTGTAAAAAGGTGATTTCTTTTTATAGTGTTCTAATTGTCTGAATATTGTATCCTTCCAATCTATATCATTTTTAATCATAATTTCAGTAATTTTAGTCTTTTGAGTATGTTTCATAAGGGGAACTGATATATACTGCCATCCACGCCCCGGCTTTAATACTCTATTTCTTTCAATCCATCCATGTCTGATAAATTGAACAGAATCAAATAAGATAAAACAATCAGTATTTTTAATTAAGCTAAAATATCCTATATATGGTAAAAAATATGGTTGCATTATTCCTAATCTCATAAAACCCACCTTTTAACTTTTTTCCAAAACTGTAAATCATCTAATGATTCACCTGGCTGTTAATTTTTCAAAACTCCATACCTTGAAAAATATTTTTTATTTATAAATAATTGATTTCTTATTACTGTAAATCAGATTTTTATTTTCATCTAAAAAATCTAAAGGATTACTATAACCTACCATTGCCGCCTGCACCACAACAAAGATAGCTTTTTTGTCCATATTGGCCGAGCTCAGATATACATAGGCGCTCTTCCTGATAACCTGGGGAAATAAATCCTCTCTTACCCATTTATCTCGTAAAGGTATAGAGAATTTGAACCATATTGAGCTATTCTTACCGGCAAATTGTTCTATATAAATATGGGTATCCGGCTGGTAATTATCCCATAACCATTGACCGGATTTAATATCAGCCAATTTAGTATAAAAAGTATTATAATGACTTCCTGCATTATTCAGCTGTATAGAAGGTGAAGTGTCTCCTACTATCTGGGGAATAAAACCAGATAAAAATAAGAAGTAGAACAGTATAAATCCTGACAACAAAATTATGCTATTCCCTTCTTTGAACCACCAAAATACTGCCATACCTCCATAAATTAAAGACAGAGATAATATGCACAATAATTGAATGTATGCCCGGTCAATACCATAATGTAAGCTAAAAAACGGTAATAAAGTCATTAAACCTAAAGAAAAAACACTCACAACAATAAGTATGTTGTATTCCTGAGGTATCTTTCCATCTTTTTGCATAAATAACAGATATAAAACCCCTATAAGAATAAGTACTTTTGCTGATTTTTTTATTACTTCCATAAGAAGATATATTTTTGATGAAATATTTTTATCTATATTTGCAGGCAAATTTTTTTCCGTAATTATCTTCACGCTGTAGGGCTCATACTCTTCTTCCTGATAAAAATCAGAATCCCCTTCCCGGTTATATTTGGATATTGTATCTGTAACATATTCATCAAAAGCAACACTTAAATCAGGTTGATAAAAAATGTTAAACTGGTCCAATAAAGAAACTCCTTCTGCCCGGATATCATCTTCAAATATACGATTTATATTTTTTAGCGACTGGTTTACAAAATAAACAATATTACCGGATGTGTCAGTTATTATGCCTGACCAAAAGAAGGTAAAAAGAATTATCAAAAAAATTGGTATTCCGTGCAGATATTTATTCTGACTTTTTTGCATTCTCCGATGTTTTCCAAAATGATATTTTCTTGATAAAAAGAAAAATCTACCATTGCTAATATGTATTCTAACAAGTTTGCTAAGAAACCAGGTTATTACAAAAAGTACAATTGTTATATAGCTGGTTGAATAATGTGAAAGTACCATGGCACACCCGAATAATACAAATAATGTGTCTTTTATCCACGATGGAATCTCTTCATCAAATAAAACAAGCAATATTAATGAAAAAAACAACAGGGCAATTCCTGTTCTAATATGCATAGGAATTGATAGAAAAAAATGTGGGGAAAAAATAATAAAGCATACCCCGAGAAAGGCAAGTATGTCCTTTACATATCTTTTGAAGGTAAAAAAAACAATTACCGGTGTGAATATTAACATTACCTGCAGGAAAAATTTAAAAATATACTGCTCATTGACCTTTAAAAAATTGTCCAAGATAACCGGAAGAATGGCTATACTCAAACAGGCATTGTAGGCATTATTGGGAAGGTTCTCCATAGTCCAATAATAATTATCCCTGGTTAATTGAAATACAAAAAATTCTGTAGTAATATCACTACCAAAAACATACCAGCTTCGTAATGATGTTGCCAAAAGAAGAGCCAGTGATATACCTAAAACAGCATATGGTAGAAGGTGTTTATTTAATCTATTATCCAGGATAACCAGCAGAAAAACATATACCGCAATGCCAGCAAACATAATCATTGTAGGAAGGTTGGATCCGTTATTATTTAATGATATTGCACCCATGGTACTCAGAATTATAAATATAATAGGAAAAATAAAGAACATTTTATTTAATGGGTCTAATACAGGTAAAGTAATTTTTATATTAAAATCATCGCTACTTTTAACACTTACAAACCAGATTATTAATAAAATAAAGTCAAAAGCAACCAATAATGGTAATAAGGAAAGTGGCTCTTTGGTACCTGTTAAAGGTAAAATTGTATTAATCAGCAAACCTCCGAAGAGCAGGAAGGCAATACTAATACCAACCACATAAACTAAATATTCCCAGAATTCTTTTTTCCCAAATGGAAGTAAAGGGATAATCAACAATCCGGGAATTGTAATAAGGAAAATAAAAGAAAAAATCGTCCTTAGATAAAGATAGTGGACATCAAAAATAATAAAGATATTTACTATCAATCCGAATATTAAAATCAATTGAAAAAATCTTTGCTTCGTAATAACCATATTTCTTTGATTCTCCCCCCTGTCTTTTATTCCTGAAAGTTTGCTCTATAAATTAAAGCAAGTTATATGGAATAATTTATAAGACTTTCACTGTGTTTTTATAAACATTTTCATATTGCTCAGTAATCTTTTCCCAACTTAAGTTTTTTACGATTTCCATTCCCTTTGCAACCAGCAATTCTTTTTTTTCCTTGTTTTTAATCAACTCTTCAATTTCTCTGGCAAAATTTTCCGGTGTTGGAGGGTTAACTAAAATGCTTATCTCCCTGAAAAACCCTCTAATTTCCTTTATATCAGCAGCAACTATTGGAGTCCCGGAAGCTAATGCCTCTAAAAAAACAAGAGGAAATCCCTCTTCAATTGAAGTTGAAATAAATATTTCTGCGTCTGAATAAAAATTAATTAATTCATTTGAATTTTTTCTTCCATGCAGGATTACATTTTTCATTTTTTGCTCATCAATTATTCTTTCAATTTCCCTTCTTTTTTCTCCATCTCCAACAATATGCAAAAGTGCCTTATTTTTTAAGATAGAAGCGACTTGAAGCATTAACGGAATATTCTTCTGTCCACTTAACCTTCCTACAGAAAGCAGGTATGTATATTTATTTGAATTACTTTTTTTAACTGTAAAGTATTTTTCATCTACACCATTGGGAATAACTATTATCTTGTTTTTATTAATCCCATACTTTTCATGAATCAGCTGCCGTTGAACTTTGGTCAGGCAAATTATTTTCCTGGCATTTGCTAATATTTTCCTGGTAAATAATTTCTTGTACCATGTTAATAATATATGCCCCAGTGGCCCTGAAGGCTGGGGATCTGAGTGTAAATGAGCAATATACGGAACTTTCTTAATTTTTGATATCAGATATACAATCTCGGGAACCAGTGCATGGGATAAATGAACATGTATTACTGAATCCCGGGGAATCTTCAGCAATTTAAAAAACAAAGAAGGCATAATTGGAGTATGAGCAAATTCCCAGCTTGGCAGGTAATGTATTTTTAGATTTTTCTCAGATTCTAATTTTTCTCTTCTACAACCGATATCTGAGGTAAAAATCTCAACCTGATATCCTTTCTTTGCCATTCTTTCTGCTATTTCCCTGGAAACATTTTCAACCCCACCTATATGGGGAGGATAGTAAGATACTGCTTGTATTATCTTCATCTTAACAACTTACCCTATATTCAAAATTGGATAGTAACTAAATCTTTATAAATAATCTCGAATTCTTTGCTGATTTTTTCCCAGCTGTATTTTTTTTCGACTAATTCTTTACCATTTTCTCCTAATTTTTCTCTTAGATGCTCATCATCAATCAACAGTTTCATTGCTTCAGTAATTTTTTGTGAATTCCCCGGTGGTATTATCAGGGCATTTTCTTTATCCCGGCATATTTCTGACACATTACCCACATCACTTATTATGACCGGCAAACCGGCTGCCCAGGCTTCCAGTAATGTTAATGGAAAACCTTCTTTAAGTGAAGGTAATATAAAAACATCAGAGCTCACATAATATGAAACAGTATCCTGATTTGTTTTACTACCAAAAAAATTAATATATTTTTCTAAATTATATTTCCAGACTAAGTTTTTAAAATTAACCGACTCATTTCCTTCACCTATAATCCATACTACAAACTCTGTATTTTCCCTTTTTAAAATATTTACTGCTTCAATTAAATAAGTTAATCCTTTTAGTTTTTCAAGTCTTCCCACAAACAAGAAAATTATTTGTTCATTTCTTTTTTTATTTATCTGCTTGAATTTTTCCAAATCTACTCCGTTATCCATATAACATACATTATTAATGCGTAATTTTTTGAAGGCTGATAGTGAATTTTCATCAACCGTTACAATCTTATTAAACCCTGAATATTTTAAACATAAGACCTCTACTATTCTCTTTACCGCAGGTATCTGCTTATAGGGAAATGAGACTCCATGGCACTGGTTAATCATGGGTATCCTATATAGCCTGCAGGCAAAAGAAATAATAAAACCCAAATCAGCCGAGTGACTGTGCACAACATCCGGACTTAGCCTTTTTATTAACCTGAAAGATAAAAATAACAGCATTAAAGAGGAAATGAGTCTTTTTAAAGTCAGGAAATCCCAATTCTCTGATTTTTCTCTAATGCCAAACTTTATAAGACCTGGCTTATCAACAATATCAATAGAATTAGGGGCTAATATAAACACTTCATGTCCTGACTTTCTATGTTGCTCTTCCAGATTTGCAACCACAATGCCATCCCCGCCTAAAGCATTTGGATATTTTTTGGTTATACATAAAATTTTTATACTTTTCTCTCCTATTTCCTAAAATTTTAGATATTATTTATTTCACAATCCTGTTTATTATAGGGTCTTCAGCTATATTATCAGACCTTTGCCTTTCACCTGTATATACTTTTTCTATTGCATCAGTAATCCTGTTCCATTCATAAAGGGCAGCAAAATTAATACAATTCTTTTTTATTTTCAAATCCGGGACGTTTGTTAAAATAATTATTATCTTTTCAGAAATATCTTTTTCATCCAACAGACAAACAAACCCATTTTCTCCTGCTTTTATTAATTCTTTGGCAGCATTGTCTTTAGCATTAACTGTTATAACCGGCACGCCACAGGCATTTGCCTCAATTACCACCATGCCGAAACCTTCCCTGGTTGAAGGTAAAACAAGTACCTTTGATGATTTGATCAAGGAGAAAACATCTTCCTGTTTTTCCAAAAACCCATAGAATTTTATATTATTTTTAAGCTGCAATTTATTTGTTAGCTCTTCAAGTGATTCTTTTTCCGGTCCGTCTCCGACTATGCTGCATTTAATTCCGGGAATTTTCTTTTTAACAAGATGAATAGATTTAATAAGAACATCAACATTTTTATGTTTTAACAGCCTCCCGGTAAAAATTACTTCACTCTCTTCTTTTGCCCCCTTAACCTTTTTAATCATTCCCGATTTTATCCCATTTGGTATTGTAGCTATAGTTTTTTTAGAATTTAACTGATTTTTGAGTTTATTGGTTGTATGGCTTGAAACCGAAATTATCCTATCAGGCAACAAAAAAGCAAATCTTTCAACTATACAGCCAATAAAACCTTTCCAACCCATGTACTCAAACCAGTAATCTTTCCCCCATACCTCATGACATGTGGCAAATAGTGGTTTTCTTTTTATAATTGAAACAAGCTTACAGGCAAATAATGAAAAATAGGGAAAAGTACAACAATCCAACACATCAAAATGCTCTTTGATTAACCTCAGTGAACAAAGACCAAAATAAAGTGCCTGTAAAATAGACCTTCTGCCTCCATTAGTATAGAGATTCTCCTCCCTGCAAATGCCATGCAGATACAATCCTTCTTTTTCTATAATATTGGTTCCGTTCCAAAACTTCATTCCATAAAGATGTACCTGGTGTCCTCTCTGGACTAATTGTTTACCAATCTCATAGAACCTTTTTTCGCCACCGCCTTTTATATATGGATAAATTGCATCATAAACCAGGGCAATTTTCATATCTTCAATTTTTCTCCTACCTAACCAATCATTCTTTTTTTAAATAAATGGTATATATTTCCAATACCGTCTTTAAAAGTACTCAATTTTACTTCTCCAACCCTTGCCCTGTAAGTAATAGGCACTTCAGCACACTTAAATCCTTTCCTATATGCTTCGATTTTTAACTCCTGAGAAAAAGGCATTCCGGAAGATCTAACATTTAACTTTACCCATATACTTCTTTTAAAAACCCACATTCCAGACTGAGAATCGTTAAAGGGCAACGAAAAGAGTACTTTTGTAACTGAATGAAGTACCAAATTTCCAAAATAATGAGTCCTGGTCATTATTCCCGGCTGTAAATTGGATAACCTGTCTGTAGTAATAAAATCTAAATTCTCACTC contains:
- a CDS encoding glycosyltransferase family 4 protein; the encoded protein is MKIALVYDAIYPYIKGGGEKRFYEIGKQLVQRGHQVHLYGMKFWNGTNIIEKEGLYLHGICREENLYTNGGRRSILQALYFGLCSLRLIKEHFDVLDCCTFPYFSLFACKLVSIIKRKPLFATCHEVWGKDYWFEYMGWKGFIGCIVERFAFLLPDRIISVSSHTTNKLKNQLNSKKTIATIPNGIKSGMIKKVKGAKEESEVIFTGRLLKHKNVDVLIKSIHLVKKKIPGIKCSIVGDGPEKESLEELTNKLQLKNNIKFYGFLEKQEDVFSLIKSSKVLVLPSTREGFGMVVIEANACGVPVITVNAKDNAAKELIKAGENGFVCLLDEKDISEKIIIILTNVPDLKIKKNCINFAALYEWNRITDAIEKVYTGERQRSDNIAEDPIINRIVK
- a CDS encoding glycosyltransferase family 4 protein; protein product: MVVANLEEQHRKSGHEVFILAPNSIDIVDKPGLIKFGIREKSENWDFLTLKRLISSLMLLFLSFRLIKRLSPDVVHSHSADLGFIISFACRLYRIPMINQCHGVSFPYKQIPAVKRIVEVLCLKYSGFNKIVTVDENSLSAFKKLRINNVCYMDNGVDLEKFKQINKKRNEQIIFLFVGRLEKLKGLTYLIEAVNILKRENTEFVVWIIGEGNESVNFKNLVWKYNLEKYINFFGSKTNQDTVSYYVSSDVFILPSLKEGFPLTLLEAWAAGLPVIISDVGNVSEICRDKENALIIPPGNSQKITEAMKLLIDDEHLREKLGENGKELVEKKYSWEKISKEFEIIYKDLVTIQF